From a single Kryptolebias marmoratus isolate JLee-2015 linkage group LG17, ASM164957v2, whole genome shotgun sequence genomic region:
- the LOC108235839 gene encoding germ cell-specific gene 1-like protein: protein MGIDRRRRASLALTLNFLALFLAVSALTTSYWCEGTRKVVKPFCAGPVTTKQSFCIMFNSSNVNDTRLVQYIWETGEDKYVMRKFHTGIWFSCEQNINMSGEKCRSFIYVAPANERGVLWLCIVAECLYILLLATGGILMSLEVCHFGNVIDGLKLNAFAAIFTVLSGLLGMVAHMMFTTAFQLTVSLGPENWKPQTWDYSWSYILAWSSFTACMASSVTTINRYTKTILEFKHKRRNIEKNLKIKQKLLELDSPEQVWDMYISSVPSTAEELLDLSANSRKLSNTSIFLDLNDLPDPQGEEYC from the exons ATGGGCATAGACCGGCGGCGGAGAGCCTCCCTGGCGCTCACCTTGAACTTCCTCGCCCTGTTCCTGGCGGTGTCGGCGCTCACCACCAGCTACTGGTGCGAGGGCACGCGCAAGGTGGTGAAGCCGTTCTGCGCCGGTCCGGTCACCACCAAGCAGTCGTTCTGCATCATGTTCAACAGCTCCAACGTGAACGACACGCGCCTGGTGCAGTACATCTGGGAGACCGGCGAGGACAAGTACGTGATGAGGAAGTTCCACACCGGCATCTGGTTCTCCTGCGAGCAGAACATCAACATGAGCG GTGAAAAATGCCGGAGTTTCATTTACGTGGCGCCGGCAAACGAAAGAG GAGTGCTGTGGCTTTGCATCGTGGCAGAGTGCCTGTACATCCTCCTGCTGGCCACCGGAGGCATCCTCATGTCCTTAGAAGTGTGTCACTTTGGCAATGTCATCGACGGCCTGAAGCTCAACGCCTTCGCTGCCATATTCACCGTGCTCTCAG GACTGTTGGGTATGGTGGCCCACATGATGTTTACAACAGCCTTCCAGCTGACCGTCAGTCTGGGACCGGAGAACTGGAAACCTCAAACGTGGGACTACAGCTGGTCTTACAT TTTGGCGTGGAGTTCCTTCACGGCCTGCATGGCGTCCTCGGTCACCACCATCAACCGCTACACCAAAACCATCCTGGAGTTCAAGCACAAGCGCAGGAACATTGAGAAGAACCTGAAGatcaaacagaagctgctggagctggaCTCTCCGGAGCAGGTGTGGGACATGTACATCAGCTCAGTGCCGAGCACGGCCGAGGAGCTGCTGGACCTGTCCGCGAACAGCCGCAAGCTCTCCAACACGTCCATTTTCCTGGACCTCAACGACTTGCCAGATCCGCAGGGGGAGGAGTACTGCTAG